The Thalassotalea sp. HSM 43 genome window below encodes:
- a CDS encoding uroporphyrinogen-III C-methyltransferase has translation MTEKDDKKQPTADNKQQNKTVSAADAAKIAAQAKSNLSSNADAKPAEQASPKAADKTTAKEASKASEKPAAKATEQAVSAGSAGKTKVTSPPVKKPPTRPTTSNSNAGKPGISKTAVLALLLAIGAGAAVGYLYQYQNTTLAQQGQQLNQQTKQSLAELDQHLQKQISDLQSTQQKRVSEVIEQFEQRNKSKIAELEGEIKQLLERQPQNWQITEAEYLTRMAGRVLWLEKDTQTAISLLHDADARIKELKDPRLLAIREMIHQDIESLKTLPKLERQDIILSLMALSQQVDKLPLSSVQIPEPIEVTESNALSEDIGDWKQNLAKSWRKFKDEFITVRYRTANVEPLMAPDQEQNLLQNMRLKFQLAQWAVSKGESELYVESMNDISQWLNDYFDMTEAATQKFNMRLSQLRIKPVDVEYPQQMQSQQALRKMLDNKSYDQRPPTKSPSQPKDEPKDNASETTEGNV, from the coding sequence ATGACTGAAAAAGACGACAAAAAGCAGCCTACAGCCGATAACAAACAACAAAATAAGACGGTTAGCGCAGCAGACGCGGCGAAAATAGCAGCACAGGCAAAATCAAACCTGAGCAGCAATGCCGATGCAAAACCTGCTGAACAGGCGAGCCCGAAAGCTGCCGATAAAACAACGGCGAAAGAGGCCAGCAAAGCAAGCGAGAAACCCGCTGCAAAAGCAACGGAGCAAGCTGTTAGCGCAGGCAGCGCAGGCAAAACAAAAGTAACATCGCCGCCAGTTAAAAAACCACCGACTCGACCTACAACAAGCAATAGCAATGCTGGCAAGCCAGGCATTTCCAAAACCGCAGTATTAGCCTTATTACTCGCCATTGGCGCCGGTGCAGCGGTTGGCTATTTATATCAATATCAAAACACCACATTGGCGCAACAAGGCCAACAACTGAATCAACAAACCAAACAAAGTTTGGCTGAATTGGATCAGCACCTGCAAAAACAAATTTCCGATTTACAAAGCACACAGCAAAAGCGTGTCAGCGAAGTCATTGAGCAATTTGAACAACGCAATAAAAGTAAAATTGCCGAGCTTGAAGGCGAAATAAAACAACTGCTTGAGCGTCAACCACAAAACTGGCAGATAACCGAAGCAGAGTATTTAACTCGCATGGCTGGACGCGTGCTTTGGTTAGAGAAAGATACACAAACGGCAATCAGTCTTTTACACGATGCCGATGCCCGTATTAAAGAATTAAAAGACCCACGACTACTGGCTATTCGTGAGATGATCCATCAAGACATTGAATCACTGAAAACATTACCTAAGTTAGAGCGCCAAGACATTATTTTGTCGCTTATGGCGCTCAGTCAACAAGTCGACAAATTGCCTTTATCCTCCGTGCAAATCCCGGAGCCAATTGAAGTGACCGAAAGTAACGCACTGAGTGAAGACATTGGCGACTGGAAACAAAACTTGGCCAAATCATGGCGCAAATTCAAAGACGAATTTATAACGGTGCGCTATCGCACAGCAAACGTCGAACCTTTAATGGCCCCAGATCAAGAGCAAAACTTACTGCAAAATATGCGTCTTAAGTTTCAACTGGCACAGTGGGCAGTAAGCAAGGGTGAAAGCGAGCTATACGTTGAAAGCATGAACGATATTAGCCAATGGCTAAACGATTATTTTGATATGACTGAGGCTGCGACGCAGAAGTTTAATATGCGTTTGTCCCAGCTGCGTATAAAGCCGGTTGATGTTGAATACCCTCAGCAAATGCAATCGCAACAAGCGTTACGCAAAATGCTTGATAATAAAAGCTATGATCAACGACCGCCAACAAAGTCGCCAAGCCAACCAAAGGATGAACCGAAAGATAACGCGTCGGAGACAACAGAGGGTAACGTTTAA
- a CDS encoding heme biosynthesis HemY N-terminal domain-containing protein: MKKTLLVIAVLISIAIAPFLIDEKGYILIAMGDLTLEMTVVSALLMLVIAGFIGILIYWMVRLGFRLTSSTWRKMLFASKARAKREFQQGLGAFLLGDYQRAEKLLASSAENSELSNSAWLLAAKASHQIGDSASTQNFLQLVDEHPAAKQNFSFETLLLAARLQMQTGHLDKARRLLDDHHTLIGHDARLIALDCEVNIDLDKYDAAIEGLKRLRKQKNADADVLYTLEFDAYRGLYQQLARSKSIDAVGKHYKGLSRKEKQSEGLIIAYADTLMANGLTENFENLVLPRINAKSSASFINAVKQLPISHAQHIIDAIQKILQKDPQNIMWLSALAHICYADNQTEKSHKAFISLFKIEKHKDDLLTYAHLLEDMGEYQQANRVYQEIV; this comes from the coding sequence ATGAAAAAAACTCTGTTAGTTATCGCGGTATTGATTAGTATCGCTATAGCGCCTTTTCTTATTGACGAAAAAGGCTACATACTGATCGCCATGGGCGACCTAACCTTAGAAATGACGGTTGTAAGTGCCTTGCTGATGTTAGTCATCGCCGGCTTTATAGGTATCTTGATATATTGGATGGTGCGCCTTGGATTTCGCCTAACCTCTAGCACTTGGCGCAAAATGTTGTTTGCCAGTAAAGCCAGAGCCAAACGGGAATTTCAACAAGGTTTGGGGGCATTTTTGCTTGGTGATTACCAGCGTGCAGAAAAGCTATTGGCCAGCAGCGCCGAAAACAGCGAACTCAGCAACAGCGCTTGGTTGCTCGCGGCAAAAGCCAGTCACCAAATTGGCGACAGCGCCAGCACGCAAAACTTTCTGCAATTGGTTGATGAGCATCCAGCGGCCAAACAAAACTTTAGTTTTGAAACCCTATTACTCGCCGCTCGATTGCAAATGCAAACTGGTCATTTAGATAAAGCCCGTCGTTTACTTGATGATCATCACACCTTAATTGGCCATGACGCGCGATTAATAGCCCTAGATTGCGAAGTGAATATCGACTTAGATAAATATGATGCTGCCATCGAAGGCCTTAAACGTTTACGTAAACAAAAAAATGCTGATGCCGATGTATTATATACGCTAGAGTTTGACGCCTACCGTGGCCTATACCAACAGCTGGCACGCAGCAAAAGCATCGATGCGGTTGGTAAGCATTACAAAGGTCTGTCTCGTAAAGAGAAGCAAAGCGAAGGCCTTATTATCGCCTACGCCGACACATTAATGGCCAATGGCTTGACCGAAAACTTTGAGAACTTGGTTTTGCCACGCATTAATGCCAAGTCATCAGCAAGCTTTATCAATGCCGTTAAGCAGTTACCGATAAGTCATGCGCAACATATTATTGACGCCATTCAAAAAATACTGCAAAAAGACCCGCAAAATATCATGTGGTTGAGTGCCTTGGCGCATATTTGTTATGCCGACAATCAAACGGAAAAATCCCACAAAGCCTTTATCAGTTTGTTTAAAATTGAAAAGCACAAGGATGACTTACTAACCTACGCACACCTACTAGAAGACATGGGTGAATACCAACAAGCAAACCGGGTTTATCAGGAAATCGTATAA
- a CDS encoding MltA domain-containing protein, translating to MLKFFATALCLFSASCFASSAKFVLEANPQLGQMQLQKTSDLCYVAENTHKYLSDPQLSQTDKQAIQAGKVFDKSITLDRVKQTLTFLCKVYREDVRANRQSRLHDSDFVKQHFDFYRWYPDKLKADSIADNSSNEVKQRLLKQIPDEKLFITKYYTKRLQASTVKTAQHNQALYALPFDEQGMTKEQALEKKNSLTRFKYTRQDIINGALDKQNLAKPLVWLSEDALHDVLLQGTGVLDVDGKIRYFNVHRNNGISYDYALGKTEQKRYWYFAEVPGIMGYGEQIEQKIAVRPHVTFAGNVNDLGLGKLIMISYPLNQQQTSQLAILADTGGAFDNNLFQLDLLVDSYFGWQDYHAANKHLPDYANAWIMLLKQ from the coding sequence GTGTTAAAGTTTTTCGCAACGGCACTGTGTCTATTCAGTGCCAGCTGTTTTGCCAGCTCCGCCAAGTTTGTCTTAGAAGCGAATCCACAGCTTGGACAAATGCAACTGCAAAAAACCAGTGACCTGTGTTACGTCGCTGAAAACACCCACAAATACCTCAGCGATCCGCAGCTAAGTCAGACCGACAAGCAAGCTATTCAAGCCGGTAAGGTGTTTGATAAAAGCATCACGCTGGATAGAGTTAAGCAAACCTTAACGTTTCTCTGTAAGGTCTACCGCGAAGACGTGCGAGCAAACAGACAAAGCCGTTTACACGACAGTGACTTTGTAAAACAGCACTTTGATTTTTATCGCTGGTACCCAGACAAACTCAAAGCTGACAGCATTGCCGACAACAGCAGCAATGAAGTCAAACAAAGACTCTTAAAACAAATCCCAGATGAAAAGCTGTTTATCACCAAATACTATACCAAGCGATTACAGGCCAGCACGGTAAAAACAGCGCAGCATAATCAAGCCTTGTATGCATTACCCTTTGATGAGCAAGGGATGACTAAAGAGCAAGCGTTAGAAAAGAAAAACTCACTGACCCGCTTCAAATATACCCGTCAAGACATCATCAACGGTGCCTTAGACAAACAAAATTTAGCCAAGCCATTGGTATGGCTAAGCGAAGACGCCTTGCATGACGTGTTACTGCAAGGCACGGGTGTACTCGATGTCGATGGCAAAATCCGCTATTTCAATGTTCATCGTAACAATGGTATTAGCTATGATTATGCGCTAGGGAAAACCGAACAAAAACGTTATTGGTACTTTGCAGAAGTGCCGGGCATCATGGGCTATGGAGAGCAAATTGAGCAAAAAATCGCGGTTCGCCCACACGTTACCTTTGCAGGCAACGTCAACGATTTAGGCTTAGGCAAGCTTATTATGATCAGCTACCCGCTCAACCAACAACAGACCAGTCAATTGGCGATATTAGCCGATACCGGTGGCGCCTTTGATAACAACTTATTCCAACTCGACTTGTTGGTAGACAGTTACTTTGGTTGGCAAGATTACCACGCCGCCAACAAGCACCTACCGGATTACGCAAACGCTTGGATCATGCTGCTTAAGCAATAG
- a CDS encoding right-handed parallel beta-helix repeat-containing protein — MKTNIIKGIILLLASSFATTNIFAATETGCFVIANTEANKTQATLGSKNNPYSSLDDVQADTSCDVIHVLYSDTELDGQIILRDGQKIFGKKGKNGELPVITNSLTPYWFGSLDGIAVVLAKDNKLKNLHFKDTQNTSILGFNLAQPVGGKIDFDNLVVSGANQAGIVNPLSAVGSPSLTIISDEDMDVSINNSDIGQANVMSLYVSLENSNGSVQIKDTIIHDQAQLSSDNPEFSPGIFIIASGSSDLAVNIKDTKVDNIGSNYISNSDGLLLLNDGTGHMEASVDGYHFTNPDGGGAIWSSTGIEMGFWDADGGGSFTGIVKNSRIDGAYQTGIQVVNGPSGGNNTLNVELNNNEISNSGRGIWLLNTANPYSSSFVDIRNNIISNSTRFGLQVGAGMYNGPMDSLEIMMEENTIQNSGEANIYLEQGVDPIANVQVDAGLGSLGSAGKNRILSDGTTETDIYSYGMTISAINNWWGSATGPETIVEENGGVVDVEPSLVIDPLHKGKK; from the coding sequence ATGAAAACAAATATAATTAAGGGAATTATTCTTTTATTGGCATCAAGTTTTGCTACGACAAATATTTTTGCCGCAACAGAAACAGGATGCTTTGTTATTGCAAATACTGAGGCAAACAAAACTCAAGCAACATTAGGCAGTAAAAACAACCCCTATAGCTCATTGGATGATGTCCAAGCTGATACGAGTTGTGATGTTATACATGTACTCTATTCTGATACAGAGTTAGATGGTCAAATCATATTACGAGATGGTCAGAAGATATTCGGAAAAAAAGGAAAGAATGGTGAGCTTCCTGTTATAACTAATAGTCTAACGCCATATTGGTTCGGTTCACTTGACGGTATTGCTGTAGTTCTAGCAAAAGATAATAAATTAAAGAATCTACATTTTAAAGATACTCAAAATACAAGTATTTTAGGGTTTAATTTAGCCCAGCCAGTGGGTGGGAAAATAGATTTTGATAATCTTGTGGTAAGTGGTGCGAATCAGGCAGGTATTGTTAACCCATTGAGTGCTGTCGGGTCACCAAGTCTTACAATCATTTCAGATGAGGATATGGATGTTTCCATTAACAACAGTGATATAGGACAAGCAAACGTCATGTCATTGTATGTCTCGCTAGAAAATAGCAATGGCAGTGTTCAAATTAAAGATACTATCATTCACGATCAAGCGCAGTTATCTTCAGATAATCCCGAATTCTCTCCGGGGATCTTCATAATCGCTAGTGGATCTTCCGATCTGGCTGTCAATATTAAAGATACTAAAGTGGATAATATTGGCAGTAACTATATTTCAAACTCTGATGGCCTTTTGTTATTAAATGACGGAACTGGCCACATGGAAGCCTCAGTAGATGGTTATCATTTTACCAATCCTGATGGAGGTGGTGCAATTTGGAGTTCAACTGGCATTGAGATGGGTTTTTGGGACGCTGATGGTGGTGGTAGTTTTACAGGTATTGTTAAAAATAGTCGGATAGATGGTGCATACCAGACAGGTATACAAGTTGTAAATGGCCCCAGTGGAGGAAACAATACTTTAAACGTTGAACTGAATAACAATGAAATAAGCAACAGTGGACGTGGCATATGGCTGCTTAATACCGCTAACCCATACAGTAGTAGTTTTGTTGATATAAGAAATAATATTATCAGTAATTCAACACGGTTTGGGCTGCAAGTTGGAGCGGGCATGTACAATGGGCCAATGGATTCTCTGGAAATTATGATGGAAGAAAACACCATCCAGAATTCTGGTGAAGCGAATATATATCTTGAACAAGGCGTAGACCCAATTGCTAATGTACAAGTAGATGCAGGTTTAGGTTCTTTGGGTAGTGCAGGTAAAAATCGTATTTTAAGTGACGGTACTACTGAAACTGATATCTATTCATATGGCATGACAATATCTGCAATAAATAATTGGTGGGGTAGTGCTACAGGCCCAGAAACGATTGTTGAAGAAAATGGCGGTGTTGTTGATGTTGAGCCATCGTTGGTGATAGATCCGCTACATAAGGGTAAAAAGTAA
- a CDS encoding outer membrane beta-barrel protein, with protein MNKYIAGIALVTLPFFSNAETTIVSEILVGTTHNNLTTSSHIRGENNKFSNSENSESYGIRLGVKFTDNISIELSRNVHGSVESNFTYTYYTQSPGIPGGGTIPSETQAITADHSFDIESTKLGFKLEYNLWSDLFINTRIGIAYWEYDDSTPHYSHDDGDTGNDVYYSVGADYHITENIYVGLEYSFFEATDNWDDTSGDNLGSFGKFSHEVEDLSLIAGWNF; from the coding sequence ATGAATAAATATATTGCAGGGATAGCATTAGTAACTCTCCCTTTTTTTTCGAATGCTGAAACAACTATAGTGTCTGAAATTTTAGTTGGTACTACTCACAATAACCTTACAACTAGCTCACATATTAGAGGTGAAAATAATAAGTTTTCTAATTCTGAAAACTCTGAGTCATATGGTATTAGATTAGGAGTTAAATTCACTGACAATATATCTATTGAGCTTTCAAGAAATGTTCATGGTAGTGTTGAAAGTAATTTTACATATACATACTACACTCAATCGCCAGGTATACCTGGTGGTGGCACAATACCGTCGGAAACTCAGGCTATTACTGCCGACCATTCATTTGATATTGAATCAACTAAGTTGGGGTTCAAATTAGAATATAACTTATGGTCAGATTTATTTATCAATACTCGCATAGGTATTGCATATTGGGAATACGATGATAGCACCCCTCATTATTCACATGATGATGGTGACACAGGTAATGACGTATATTACTCAGTAGGGGCAGATTACCATATTACTGAAAATATATACGTCGGATTAGAGTATTCATTTTTTGAAGCAACCGATAACTGGGACGATACCAGTGGTGATAATCTAGGGAGTTTTGGTAAATTTTCTCATGAAGTCGAAGATTTATCCCTCATTGCAGGTTGGAATTTTTAA
- a CDS encoding hydrogen peroxide-inducible genes activator has protein sequence MALNTPTIKQLKYFVSLAESTTFRGAAERLNISQPTLTAQIYSLEKTLNLTLIERSRSGATLTPAGKDLLGNARQVIEQMRGFMDQADMINRGPGGTFRVGVSPTVGPYLLPHILPGLQDAYSSLKLYVRENMPKKLELDLLEGRLDLVMIPLPFSNSRLTTEVLFHEPLQLTIPEDHQLAKLKKIQTHHLSGQNILTLEEEYSSYHQIEFLCRELGANIARDYEGTSLDALRQMVMMKMGITFLPELYIHSEIHHLQNLSVRKVEQLQLYRTHVLAWRINSPNRSFYRQLAELIRSLVKSNLSKVNLDF, from the coding sequence ATGGCGCTAAACACCCCGACTATTAAGCAGCTGAAATACTTTGTCAGCCTGGCAGAATCGACTACTTTTCGTGGTGCAGCAGAGCGCCTGAATATCAGCCAACCGACTCTGACAGCTCAAATCTATAGCTTGGAAAAAACGTTAAATCTAACCTTGATTGAGCGTAGTCGCAGCGGCGCGACCTTAACGCCAGCAGGTAAAGATTTATTGGGTAATGCTCGACAAGTTATTGAGCAAATGCGTGGATTTATGGATCAAGCGGATATGATCAATCGCGGGCCAGGAGGCACATTCCGTGTCGGTGTATCCCCCACGGTTGGGCCCTACTTGCTGCCACATATTTTGCCCGGCCTACAAGATGCCTACTCATCATTGAAGCTCTATGTTAGGGAAAATATGCCCAAAAAATTAGAACTCGACCTATTGGAAGGGCGTCTGGATTTGGTAATGATCCCTCTGCCTTTTAGCAACTCCCGCTTGACGACCGAAGTGCTATTTCATGAACCACTTCAATTAACTATCCCTGAGGATCATCAGCTGGCTAAGTTAAAGAAAATACAAACCCACCACCTCAGCGGGCAGAATATACTGACGCTGGAAGAAGAATATAGTAGCTATCACCAAATAGAGTTTCTGTGTAGAGAGTTGGGCGCCAATATTGCCAGAGATTACGAGGGCACCAGCCTGGATGCTTTACGTCAAATGGTGATGATGAAAATGGGAATAACCTTTCTACCCGAGCTTTACATACACTCTGAAATACACCATCTACAAAATCTGAGCGTCAGAAAAGTGGAGCAATTACAACTCTATCGCACTCATGTCTTGGCATGGCGAATAAATTCGCCTAATCGCAGTTTCTATAGACAATTAGCAGAGCTGATACGCTCATTAGTAAAATCCAATCTAAGTAAAGTCAATTTGGATTTTTGA
- a CDS encoding universal stress protein has translation MTKSILVVADENDNLPIKKAKSIADSLDVTLDIVRFLSGLDTEDESQRQQAVSEAKKTLIDDTSNICGEHTQVTCDVIATDDIADWMVNACQQKKYEFVVKARHQTESLFDTSLDSLLMQKLPCSIFIASDRKWKSKPVIVAAVDLSTKAKLKKDYNNIVLKWTALLSNVFNYEAHIIYSIPVARPLLEFDVVDKQEVLVNKQPEAEQNLLSLTTKFNLGDAHTHITIGPAEKNIPSIANKVKADLVIMGSVGQKGLKDFLFGKTAENTLHHLRTDILICRGRRAKTRK, from the coding sequence GTGACCAAATCAATACTTGTCGTTGCAGACGAAAATGACAACTTACCTATCAAAAAAGCTAAGAGCATAGCTGATTCACTAGATGTAACATTAGACATCGTGCGGTTCTTAAGCGGCCTAGATACTGAAGACGAAAGCCAACGCCAGCAAGCTGTAAGTGAAGCTAAAAAAACTCTGATTGATGACACTTCCAACATCTGTGGTGAACACACTCAAGTAACTTGTGATGTAATCGCCACCGATGATATTGCCGATTGGATGGTGAACGCATGTCAGCAAAAGAAGTATGAATTTGTAGTCAAAGCTAGGCATCAAACAGAAAGCCTTTTTGACACGTCATTAGATTCGCTGCTCATGCAAAAGCTTCCATGTTCTATATTTATAGCAAGCGATCGCAAATGGAAAAGCAAACCCGTTATCGTCGCAGCCGTTGATTTGTCAACAAAAGCAAAGCTGAAAAAAGATTACAATAATATAGTATTAAAGTGGACAGCACTGCTGTCTAATGTTTTTAATTATGAAGCACATATTATTTATAGCATTCCCGTTGCAAGGCCCTTATTAGAATTTGACGTTGTTGATAAACAAGAAGTTCTAGTAAATAAACAGCCTGAAGCAGAACAAAATCTGTTATCGCTGACAACGAAATTTAATTTAGGTGATGCTCATACCCACATCACAATAGGCCCTGCGGAAAAAAACATTCCATCTATTGCTAACAAAGTAAAAGCTGATTTAGTCATCATGGGGAGTGTTGGGCAAAAAGGGCTGAAAGATTTTCTCTTCGGTAAAACCGCAGAAAATACCTTGCATCATTTACGCACCGACATCCTAATATGTAGAGGCCGCCGAGCCAAAACTAGAAAATAG
- a CDS encoding Na+/H+ antiporter subunit E produces MYLTKWAILLSMFWLLLSGYIQPLMLGFGAASVAVVLVILKRMDDIDKEPLQNGTGLQIIRYLPFLIGQIIRSSLQVTQLIWRSPVTLTPALAKVKTKHVPRHKRVLYANSITLTPGTLAVDLVNDELTVHALQESSIDELAEGEMEKKIASIWGKNK; encoded by the coding sequence ATGTATCTGACTAAATGGGCAATATTACTGTCAATGTTCTGGCTGTTGCTTTCAGGCTACATCCAACCTTTGATGCTTGGTTTCGGCGCCGCATCGGTCGCTGTCGTACTTGTGATCTTAAAGCGCATGGATGACATTGATAAAGAGCCACTGCAAAACGGTACAGGCCTGCAAATTATTCGCTACCTTCCGTTCTTGATCGGACAAATTATTCGCTCTAGCCTTCAGGTAACTCAACTCATTTGGAGATCACCTGTGACGTTGACGCCAGCCTTGGCCAAAGTAAAAACGAAACATGTTCCTCGACACAAGCGTGTTCTCTATGCAAATTCAATAACACTGACTCCCGGCACATTGGCCGTGGACTTGGTTAATGACGAACTAACTGTTCATGCGCTGCAAGAGTCATCGATTGATGAACTAGCGGAAGGTGAGATGGAAAAGAAGATCGCCAGCATATGGGGTAAAAACAAATGA
- a CDS encoding monovalent cation/H+ antiporter complex subunit F, translating to MTIVYAVVCIAILVVMALALARAFIAPTVYDRILGVNMFGTKTVLFIAALGYLMGRPEFLDIAIVYALINFIGMVAVLRFFEDTTPVE from the coding sequence ATGACTATAGTTTATGCCGTGGTATGTATCGCCATTTTGGTTGTTATGGCATTAGCGCTAGCAAGAGCGTTTATCGCGCCAACCGTGTATGACCGCATTTTAGGTGTCAATATGTTTGGCACAAAGACAGTGTTGTTTATCGCTGCTCTTGGTTACCTGATGGGACGCCCTGAATTTCTCGACATTGCTATTGTTTATGCACTTATCAACTTTATAGGAATGGTCGCGGTACTGCGTTTTTTTGAGGATACGACACCTGTTGAATAG
- the mnhG gene encoding monovalent cation/H(+) antiporter subunit G yields MLFLDIVSSILLIAGVFFGLSGAMGIFKFPDFFTRIHAASITDSIATILIIGGLLLQTSFDLNTAKLLFILVFLMITSPTASHALAKSARHGGLLTLAEAKEKQQEKTR; encoded by the coding sequence ATGCTTTTTTTAGACATTGTCAGTAGTATCCTGCTAATTGCAGGCGTATTTTTTGGCTTGAGTGGAGCGATGGGGATTTTCAAATTCCCTGACTTTTTCACGCGCATTCACGCTGCAAGTATTACTGACTCGATCGCCACTATATTGATTATCGGCGGATTGCTGCTGCAAACCTCTTTCGACTTAAATACTGCAAAGCTCCTGTTTATTCTAGTGTTTCTAATGATCACTAGCCCTACTGCTTCTCATGCTCTTGCTAAATCCGCCCGCCATGGAGGTTTACTCACCCTCGCGGAAGCTAAAGAGAAACAACAGGAGAAAACGCGTTAA
- a CDS encoding DUF4040 domain-containing protein: protein MDELINLVLLAMLALTALRIIFLKDLFAVVMLFGIFSFLSALIFINLDAVDVAFTEAAVGAGISTVLMIGTLTLTGRKEKENSHSSILPLLVVCVTGAALIYGTLDMPAFGDLDNPIHQHVAPRYIEESPKEVGLPNMVTSVLASYRGFDTLGEVVVVFAALIAVLSLLGVRRENKKDAAESGLTSHHVLHVVAKMIIPLIILFALYVQFHGDFGPGGGFQAGVIAAAALILYALVFGLPNAFAVIGPKFLHFMASAGVLLYASVGLFSMYKGGNFLDYDKLTTQPLDGQHYGIIIIELGVGITVFAVMLSIFYAFSSQVERSNIK, encoded by the coding sequence ATGGATGAGCTGATTAATTTAGTGTTGCTAGCAATGCTGGCACTTACCGCTTTACGGATTATATTCTTAAAAGACTTATTTGCCGTCGTCATGCTGTTCGGCATTTTTAGCTTTTTATCTGCGTTGATATTCATAAACCTTGATGCTGTTGATGTAGCCTTTACCGAAGCGGCAGTGGGTGCAGGCATTTCGACCGTTTTGATGATTGGGACTTTGACCCTAACTGGCCGGAAGGAAAAAGAAAACTCTCATTCTTCGATATTACCTTTACTGGTTGTATGTGTCACTGGAGCCGCACTGATATACGGTACTCTCGACATGCCCGCTTTCGGCGACTTAGATAACCCTATACATCAACATGTTGCCCCTCGATATATAGAAGAGTCACCAAAAGAAGTTGGATTACCCAATATGGTGACCTCCGTTTTAGCCAGTTACCGTGGTTTTGATACCCTTGGCGAAGTAGTGGTTGTGTTTGCCGCCCTCATTGCCGTACTTTCTTTGTTAGGCGTTAGAAGGGAAAATAAGAAAGATGCTGCTGAGTCGGGCTTAACAAGCCATCACGTACTGCACGTCGTCGCCAAAATGATTATTCCCCTTATCATTCTTTTCGCGCTTTATGTACAGTTTCATGGCGATTTTGGTCCCGGTGGCGGCTTCCAGGCCGGAGTAATAGCGGCTGCCGCACTTATTTTATACGCCCTTGTTTTCGGCTTACCCAATGCATTCGCCGTGATCGGTCCCAAATTTTTGCATTTTATGGCCTCCGCGGGGGTTTTACTGTACGCAAGCGTGGGGTTGTTCAGCATGTACAAAGGCGGCAACTTTTTGGATTACGACAAACTCACAACGCAGCCATTAGATGGTCAACACTACGGCATTATCATTATTGAGCTAGGTGTTGGTATTACAGTTTTTGCCGTTATGCTAAGTATTTTCTATGCCTTTAGTAGCCAGGTAGAGAGGTCAAACATCAAGTGA
- a CDS encoding cation:proton antiporter subunit C: MNFILDHYNYWIVVFLMMTGFYIVISASNLVKKIVGLNVFQVSVFMFYITMGNVSDGTAPIVVDGATHYSNPLPHVLILTAIVVGVATTAVGLALIVRIKRAYGTVEENEFKDQSDTI, from the coding sequence GTGAATTTTATTCTCGATCATTATAACTACTGGATCGTCGTGTTTTTAATGATGACTGGTTTTTACATCGTTATTTCTGCAAGCAACCTTGTTAAAAAAATTGTTGGTTTGAATGTATTTCAAGTTTCTGTGTTCATGTTTTATATCACTATGGGAAACGTCAGTGATGGCACAGCGCCTATTGTCGTTGACGGGGCAACACATTATTCCAACCCGCTACCTCATGTACTTATTCTTACTGCGATTGTTGTCGGTGTAGCCACAACCGCGGTCGGACTAGCACTCATTGTTAGAATCAAACGCGCTTATGGCACCGTTGAAGAAAATGAATTTAAAGATCAGAGTGACACCATATAA